From a single Deltaproteobacteria bacterium genomic region:
- a CDS encoding DUF2062 domain-containing protein: MKARFAPLRWLIYRVKRMLRLKGDPFSLARGAGIGVFVGLTPTIPFHTALTCLFCLLVRGNVLVGLACNAIVSNPLTIPLQYAAAWMVGSLIFPDVSSWEQVSGMLIGLSHVSLMDMSVLLDYGLRILGPLLVGGVLIAFLPAILSYFIALRLYIALHRRRYQRLYSSVSSQTIQTKGTDA, translated from the coding sequence GTGAAGGCCAGGTTTGCCCCGCTCCGGTGGTTGATATACCGGGTCAAAAGGATGCTCCGCCTGAAAGGTGATCCCTTTTCCTTGGCTCGGGGTGCGGGGATCGGGGTTTTCGTGGGGCTCACCCCGACCATCCCCTTTCACACGGCCCTGACATGCCTTTTTTGTCTTCTCGTCCGGGGAAATGTCCTGGTGGGACTTGCCTGCAACGCCATCGTGAGCAACCCCCTGACCATCCCTCTCCAATACGCAGCGGCCTGGATGGTCGGCTCTCTCATCTTTCCGGATGTGTCATCCTGGGAGCAGGTCTCGGGCATGCTTATAGGGCTTTCCCATGTCTCCCTGATGGATATGTCCGTGCTCCTGGACTATGGTCTCCGGATTCTCGGCCCCCTTTTGGTAGGAGGGGTTCTAATCGCCTTTCTTCCCGCGATCCTTTCCTATTTTATCGCCCTCCGGCTCTATATCGCCCTCCACCGAAGGCGATACCAAAGGCTTTACTCGTCCGTTTCTTCACAGACAATCCAGACAAAGGGAACTGATGCGTAG